The Pseudofrankia inefficax genome window below encodes:
- a CDS encoding AAA family ATPase: protein MRPVLLEMAGFGSFRDAATVDFADADYFALVGPTGSGKSTVFDAMTFALFGSVPRWNHRGLVSLALAPTVARGTVRLVFDAAGNRYVVARELRRLGNGSVTVRNARLERLADPAGLAAPGAPTEVVAADSEVSRAVETLLGLSFEHFCACVVLPQGEFAEFLHAKPADRQKILTRLLGLGVYDEIRAAANEQAKTSQHGVEALDKQLAGYEDATEEAARTAAARVETLAEVVTRVDAALGEITTKAAAAERATTELSRVQRERDLLATVRMPADVVTLTARLAATAAAAATVAAARLAAERVDSAARSALAAAPDRAPLEQARRDHAELGKLEAAQPGAQATHAAARTTLDRLTAAVTDTRAARDAGVAARDEAARAAQAVADEVARLRAERDRLAAVRTPQGVVELASRLRAAQRAAAESGALRRAAEQADIDARAALDAAPNRAALERARDGHDELARLAPARVAADTAHADARRGLDAAVAGVEAARHARDAAAAALERAQTADLAAALRPHLVAGEPCPVCEQAVATLPAAVGQPVALAAARSALDRAAKDLEARERRAADAGRAEYETRLRQRNLVDRADELHRSLAGQDAAGVAARLAELTRCEQVAARAARELAATRVDADAAGRAAAALVTAGSRARAQLVEARDPLVGLGAPGLVDGEPAEGGDGLGVDLAASWARLVGWAGELAGRRSAELGAAAARDAAARDALSAATAAHAQAASTAERAERDQVAALHDERTAANRLESLNTRVTQLRAVLTGLPSAADVTATLTELDRLAENAKAADEGLRAARAEADAADAALHAAQDALRAAQSAFASTRDTVVALGAPALGGQDLLADWTALTRWAATEATARDGRLPALGDAVTHAGQARDETAQALVELLTAHGIPTDGLVSETAARAASAALERARAQRDRVAERRAEAAGVRAELVKTREAEQVAHQLGVLLRSDRFQRWLVAAALDLLVEDASRTLLELSNGQFELTHDDGDFIVIDHADADSQRPVRTLSGGETFQASLALALALSAQLTTMAATGAARLDSIFLDEGFGTLDDATLDTVASTLENLAGGGGVGGGRMVGIVTHVQALAERVPVRFAVSRDERTSTVVRETA from the coding sequence ATGCGGCCGGTGCTGCTGGAGATGGCCGGGTTCGGCTCGTTCCGGGACGCGGCGACGGTGGACTTCGCGGACGCCGACTACTTCGCGCTCGTCGGGCCGACCGGGTCGGGGAAGTCGACGGTCTTCGACGCGATGACGTTCGCGCTGTTCGGGTCCGTGCCGCGGTGGAACCATCGCGGCCTGGTCTCGCTGGCGCTGGCCCCGACGGTCGCCCGGGGCACCGTCCGGCTGGTCTTCGACGCGGCCGGCAACCGGTATGTCGTCGCCCGGGAGCTACGCCGGCTCGGCAACGGCAGCGTGACGGTCCGCAACGCCCGGCTGGAGCGGCTGGCCGACCCCGCCGGCCTGGCCGCGCCCGGAGCGCCGACCGAGGTCGTGGCGGCGGACTCCGAGGTGAGCCGGGCGGTCGAGACCCTGCTGGGGCTCAGCTTCGAGCACTTCTGCGCCTGCGTCGTGCTCCCGCAGGGCGAGTTCGCCGAGTTCCTGCACGCCAAGCCGGCCGACCGGCAGAAGATCCTCACCAGGCTGCTCGGCCTCGGCGTCTACGACGAGATCCGGGCCGCGGCGAACGAGCAGGCCAAGACGAGCCAGCACGGCGTCGAGGCGCTGGACAAGCAGCTCGCCGGTTACGAGGACGCCACCGAGGAGGCCGCGCGGACCGCCGCCGCCCGGGTGGAGACGTTGGCCGAGGTGGTGACCCGCGTCGACGCCGCGCTCGGCGAGATCACCACCAAGGCCGCGGCCGCCGAGCGTGCGACGACAGAGCTGTCCCGTGTCCAGCGCGAGCGGGACCTGCTCGCGACGGTCCGGATGCCGGCTGATGTGGTCACGCTGACGGCCAGGCTGGCCGCCACCGCCGCGGCCGCCGCCACGGTGGCCGCGGCCCGCCTGGCCGCCGAGCGGGTCGACAGCGCGGCCCGCTCGGCCCTGGCGGCGGCCCCCGACCGCGCCCCGCTGGAGCAGGCCCGCCGCGACCACGCCGAGCTGGGCAAGCTGGAGGCGGCCCAGCCGGGGGCACAGGCGACCCATGCCGCCGCGCGGACCACCCTCGACCGGCTCACCGCGGCCGTCACCGATACCCGGGCGGCCCGGGACGCGGGCGTCGCCGCTCGCGACGAGGCGGCCCGCGCGGCGCAGGCCGTCGCCGACGAGGTCGCGCGGCTGCGCGCCGAGCGCGACCGGCTGGCCGCGGTCCGCACCCCACAGGGCGTCGTCGAGCTGGCCTCGCGGCTGCGCGCCGCCCAGCGCGCCGCCGCCGAGTCCGGCGCGCTGCGGCGAGCCGCGGAGCAGGCCGACATCGACGCCAGAGCCGCCCTCGACGCGGCACCGAACCGGGCGGCCCTGGAACGCGCCCGCGACGGTCACGACGAGCTCGCCCGCCTCGCGCCGGCCCGGGTCGCGGCCGACACCGCGCACGCCGACGCCCGGCGCGGGCTGGACGCGGCGGTGGCCGGCGTCGAGGCGGCCCGCCACGCCCGCGACGCGGCGGCGGCCGCGCTGGAGCGGGCACAGACCGCCGACCTGGCGGCCGCGCTGCGTCCCCACCTCGTCGCGGGCGAGCCCTGCCCGGTATGTGAGCAGGCGGTCGCCACGCTGCCCGCGGCCGTGGGCCAGCCGGTGGCGCTCGCCGCCGCGCGATCCGCGCTGGACCGCGCCGCCAAGGACCTCGAAGCGCGGGAGCGGCGGGCCGCGGACGCGGGCCGCGCCGAGTACGAGACCCGCCTGCGCCAGCGGAACCTGGTGGACCGGGCCGACGAGCTGCACCGCTCGCTCGCGGGCCAGGACGCCGCCGGTGTGGCCGCGCGGCTCGCCGAGCTCACCCGGTGCGAGCAGGTCGCGGCCAGGGCGGCGCGCGAGCTGGCGGCCACCCGGGTCGACGCGGACGCCGCCGGCCGCGCCGCGGCCGCCCTGGTGACGGCCGGCTCCCGGGCTCGCGCCCAGCTGGTCGAAGCCCGGGACCCGCTGGTCGGCCTGGGCGCGCCCGGCCTGGTCGACGGCGAACCGGCCGAGGGCGGGGACGGCCTCGGCGTCGACCTGGCCGCGAGCTGGGCCCGGCTCGTCGGCTGGGCCGGCGAGCTCGCCGGGCGGCGATCCGCCGAGCTGGGCGCGGCCGCGGCCCGCGACGCCGCCGCCCGCGACGCGCTGAGCGCCGCGACCGCCGCCCACGCCCAGGCCGCGAGCACCGCGGAGCGGGCGGAACGCGACCAGGTGGCGGCCCTGCACGACGAGCGCACCGCCGCGAACCGGCTGGAATCGCTCAACACCCGGGTCACCCAGCTGCGCGCGGTCCTCACCGGGCTGCCCTCGGCCGCGGACGTGACGGCCACGCTCACCGAGCTGGACCGGCTCGCCGAGAACGCCAAGGCCGCCGACGAGGGCCTGCGCGCCGCCCGGGCCGAGGCTGACGCCGCCGACGCCGCGCTGCACGCCGCCCAGGACGCGCTGCGCGCCGCCCAGTCGGCGTTCGCCAGCACCCGGGACACCGTCGTCGCGCTCGGCGCACCGGCGCTCGGCGGCCAGGACCTGTTGGCCGACTGGACGGCGCTCACCCGCTGGGCGGCCACCGAGGCGACCGCCCGGGACGGGCGGCTGCCCGCCCTCGGTGACGCCGTCACCCACGCCGGGCAGGCCAGGGACGAGACGGCCCAGGCCCTGGTCGAGCTGCTCACCGCGCACGGCATCCCGACGGACGGCCTCGTCAGCGAGACGGCGGCGCGGGCCGCGTCGGCGGCGCTCGAACGGGCCCGCGCGCAGCGGGACCGGGTCGCCGAGCGGCGCGCCGAGGCCGCCGGGGTGCGCGCCGAGCTCGTGAAGACCCGCGAGGCCGAGCAGGTCGCCCACCAGCTCGGCGTGCTGCTGCGTTCGGACCGCTTCCAGCGCTGGCTGGTGGCCGCCGCGCTCGACCTGCTCGTCGAGGACGCGTCGCGGACGCTCCTGGAGCTGTCCAACGGCCAGTTCGAGCTCACCCACGACGACGGGGACTTCATCGTCATCGACCACGCCGACGCCGACTCCCAGCGCCCGGTGCGCACGCTTTCCGGCGGCGAGACCTTCCAGGCGAGCCTCGCGCTCGCGCTGGCGCTGTCCGCCCAGCTCACGACGATGGCCGCGACCGGCGCCGCCCGGCTCGACTCGATCTTCCTGGACGAGGGCTTCGGCACCCTCGACGACGCGACCCTCGACACCGTCGCGAGCACGCTGGAGAACCTCGCGGGCGGAGGCGGTGTCGGCGGTGGCCGGATGGTCGGGATCGTGACCCACGTCCAGGCACTGGCCGAACGGGTCCCCGTCCGGTTCGCCGTGAGCCGCGACGAACGCACGTCCACCGTCGTCCGGGAGACGGCATGA
- a CDS encoding ATP-binding protein, whose amino-acid sequence MTVTETGGRGGVTPNGTAPGAAAPASPGTLTSPPVGRVMGTEEATPLLFHVALDEDSYLQLDDVVVTVRQVPGIGPVMTAGVVTQVEARHEGASFDSDVFLIADGVLPAQVQEIAEVTTTRVEPEIYVPPRPGALVRRATGDERATALYFDQMDRRVPVGLGRDGTPIYVNLEFLDGTRGAHVSISGISGVATKTSFALFLLYSIFRCGVLGRAAVNAKALVFSVKGEDLLFLDHANNRLTDEIRNVYDRLGLPAEPFASAGFFAPPLPGDTTGRPNVASRTSGVSAFWWTPLEFCQGELLPYVFADAEDDRQQYTMVVHQVTNRLRQDVVPYGVDGAVKLEGEVLKTYENLVDFIIERVNDEDARSRWAGPATGAGTVNAFVRRLRSSLRALRPLIRADIPDAPGRRVSTADHQVTVVDLHNLPERAQRFVVGVVLAAETRRKEEAGPGGLLFTMLDELNKYAPRDGTSPIKEVLLDIAERGRSLGIILVGAQQTASEVERRIIANSAIRVVGRLDPAEASRPEYGFLPPGQRARATLAKPGTMFVTQPEIPVPLAVTFPFPAWATRPSESADGGAAPAVTGSASPATPPRPDPFTLLPDPDDDPPPF is encoded by the coding sequence GTGACGGTGACAGAGACCGGCGGTCGGGGCGGCGTCACGCCGAACGGGACCGCGCCTGGCGCCGCCGCGCCGGCCAGCCCGGGCACGCTGACGAGCCCGCCGGTCGGGCGGGTGATGGGCACCGAGGAGGCCACCCCGCTGCTGTTCCACGTCGCGCTCGACGAGGACAGCTACCTGCAGCTCGACGACGTCGTCGTCACGGTCCGCCAGGTCCCCGGCATCGGTCCGGTGATGACGGCCGGCGTCGTGACCCAGGTGGAGGCGCGGCACGAGGGCGCGAGCTTCGACTCGGACGTCTTCCTGATCGCCGACGGCGTGCTGCCCGCGCAGGTGCAGGAGATCGCCGAGGTGACGACGACCCGGGTCGAGCCGGAGATCTACGTCCCGCCGCGGCCCGGCGCGCTGGTGCGCCGCGCGACCGGTGACGAACGGGCGACCGCGCTGTACTTCGACCAGATGGACCGGCGCGTCCCCGTCGGCCTCGGCCGGGACGGCACGCCGATCTACGTCAACCTGGAGTTCCTCGACGGCACCCGCGGCGCGCACGTCTCGATCAGCGGGATCTCCGGCGTCGCGACGAAGACGAGCTTCGCGCTGTTCCTGCTCTACTCGATCTTCCGGTGCGGGGTGCTCGGCCGGGCCGCCGTGAACGCGAAGGCGCTGGTCTTCTCGGTCAAGGGCGAGGACCTGCTCTTCCTCGACCACGCGAACAACCGGCTGACCGACGAGATCCGCAACGTCTACGACCGGCTCGGGCTGCCGGCCGAGCCGTTCGCGTCCGCCGGCTTCTTCGCCCCGCCGCTGCCCGGGGACACGACCGGCCGGCCCAACGTCGCGAGCCGCACCTCGGGGGTGAGCGCCTTCTGGTGGACCCCGCTGGAGTTCTGCCAGGGCGAGCTGCTCCCCTACGTCTTCGCCGACGCGGAGGACGACCGCCAGCAGTACACGATGGTCGTGCACCAGGTGACGAACCGGCTGCGCCAGGACGTCGTCCCGTACGGCGTCGACGGGGCGGTCAAGCTGGAGGGCGAGGTCCTCAAGACGTACGAGAACCTCGTCGACTTCATCATCGAGCGCGTCAACGACGAGGACGCCCGCTCCCGCTGGGCCGGTCCGGCGACCGGCGCCGGAACGGTGAACGCGTTCGTGCGCCGGCTGCGCTCGTCGCTGCGGGCGCTGCGGCCGCTGATCCGGGCCGACATCCCGGACGCGCCGGGCCGGCGGGTGAGCACCGCCGACCACCAGGTGACGGTCGTCGACCTGCACAACCTGCCCGAACGGGCCCAGCGGTTCGTCGTCGGCGTCGTGCTGGCCGCGGAGACCCGGCGCAAGGAGGAGGCCGGGCCGGGCGGCCTGCTGTTCACGATGCTGGACGAGCTGAACAAGTACGCGCCCCGCGACGGGACGAGCCCCATCAAGGAGGTGCTGCTCGACATCGCGGAACGCGGCCGGTCGCTCGGCATCATCCTGGTCGGCGCGCAGCAGACGGCGAGCGAGGTGGAGCGCCGGATCATCGCCAACAGCGCGATCAGGGTGGTCGGCCGACTGGACCCGGCGGAGGCGTCCCGGCCGGAGTACGGCTTCCTGCCGCCCGGGCAGCGGGCCAGGGCGACACTGGCGAAACCTGGGACGATGTTCGTCACGCAGCCGGAGATCCCGGTACCGCTGGCGGTCACCTTCCCCTTCCCCGCGTGGGCGACCCGGCCCTCGGAGAGCGCGGACGGTGGCGCCGCCCCGGCGGTGACCGGATCGGCGAGCCCGGCGACACCGCCCCGGCCCGACCCGTTCACCCTGCTGCCCGACCCCGACGACGACCCGCCGCCGTTCTGA
- a CDS encoding multidrug effflux MFS transporter: MADRTVPLRTLVILGALTAFGPLSMDLYLPALPALTRDLGVSASLGQLTMTSCMVGLAVGQLVAGPVSDAFGRRRPLLAGVACWAVMSVACAFAPDVGTLAGLRLVQGLAGGAGVVVARAVVRDLFDTAAAARVFSLLLLVMAMAPVVAPLLGGQLMHVTSWRGLFLALTLIGCALLAAAALGISETLPPARRVHSGARATAGQLVTVLRDRRAVGYAAVLGLGGGMLFTYISMGPFVMQNGHGLSPQGFSFVFAANALGLAAASRLNMLLVGRLGPARMLSIGLAIAVASTWAMTLAASLRLPLAVLLALLGITVASVSMIMPNTTALAMEKHGTRAGAVSGLLGLSQFGLGGLIGPLVSLGGVTTLTMAATMAATASAALLVRHAVARVPAQEAVEADPAPPVLPAGGLGRSAS; encoded by the coding sequence ATGGCCGACCGTACCGTCCCGCTGCGCACCCTGGTCATCCTCGGCGCGCTGACCGCGTTCGGGCCGCTGTCGATGGACCTCTACCTGCCGGCCCTGCCCGCCCTGACCCGGGACCTGGGCGTCAGCGCGTCGCTCGGGCAGTTGACGATGACGTCCTGCATGGTCGGGCTCGCCGTCGGGCAGCTGGTCGCCGGGCCCGTCAGCGACGCGTTCGGGCGGCGCCGGCCGCTGCTGGCCGGTGTCGCCTGCTGGGCTGTGATGTCGGTCGCGTGCGCGTTCGCGCCGGATGTCGGGACGCTGGCCGGGCTGCGGCTGGTGCAGGGGCTGGCCGGGGGCGCGGGTGTCGTGGTGGCCCGGGCCGTCGTACGGGACCTGTTCGACACCGCGGCCGCGGCCCGGGTGTTCTCGCTGCTGCTGCTGGTCATGGCGATGGCGCCGGTGGTGGCGCCGCTGCTCGGGGGGCAGCTGATGCACGTGACGTCGTGGCGAGGGCTCTTTCTCGCGTTGACGCTCATCGGCTGCGCCCTGCTCGCGGCCGCGGCGTTGGGGATCTCCGAGACGCTGCCGCCCGCGCGCCGGGTGCACAGCGGGGCCCGGGCCACCGCCGGCCAGCTGGTAACCGTGCTGCGCGACCGGCGGGCCGTCGGCTACGCCGCCGTGCTCGGCCTCGGCGGCGGCATGCTGTTCACCTACATCTCCATGGGCCCGTTCGTGATGCAGAACGGGCACGGGCTGTCGCCGCAGGGGTTCTCGTTCGTCTTCGCGGCCAATGCGCTCGGGCTCGCGGCCGCGAGCCGGCTGAACATGCTGCTGGTCGGGCGGCTCGGGCCGGCCCGGATGCTCTCGATCGGGCTCGCGATCGCGGTGGCCAGCACCTGGGCGATGACGCTCGCCGCCTCGCTGCGGCTGCCCCTGGCCGTGCTGCTGGCACTGCTGGGGATCACCGTCGCCTCGGTTTCGATGATCATGCCGAACACGACCGCGCTGGCGATGGAGAAGCACGGCACTCGGGCCGGCGCGGTGTCCGGCCTGCTGGGCCTGTCCCAGTTCGGCCTCGGCGGCCTGATCGGCCCGCTGGTCTCCCTGGGCGGGGTGACCACGCTGACGATGGCCGCGACGATGGCCGCGACCGCGTCGGCCGCGCTGCTGGTCCGCCACGCCGTCGCCCGGGTCCCGGCCCAGGAGGCCGTGGAGGCCGACCCCGCGCCGCCGGTCCTGCCCGCGGGCGGGCTCGGCCGCTCGGCCTCGTGA
- a CDS encoding exonuclease SbcCD subunit D — translation MKFLHTSDWHIGKSLKGRSRLDDQEAVLREVVGIARDNEVDAVLVAGDVYDSAAPSAEAQRLAVQTLLGFQRTGAEVIVIAGNHDHPRSFEAYRPLMGAAGITMVGTPRRADKGGVIAFNARGTGEPVRVAVLPFLSQRFAIRAAELVTQTPAQNAARYDQVVRDLLTALRSGFSDEAVNLVLAHLTVTGGQLGGGERLAQSIFDYYVPATAFPADAHYVALGHLHRRQTLPAPCPVEYCGSPLAVDFGEQDNTPVVRVVTASPGTPASGVDIPVTTGRRLRTVRGTVAELADGAAEYGDAYLRVWVREPARAGLREQVQEVLPNALEVRIDPEFAAAAAAAAAGDRPSRPSTGQRGPGELFHEYLGSQNVADDRVERLFARLHDEIVGAERDG, via the coding sequence ATGAAGTTCCTGCACACGTCCGACTGGCATATCGGGAAGTCGCTCAAGGGCCGCAGCCGGCTCGACGACCAGGAGGCGGTGCTGCGGGAGGTCGTCGGCATCGCCCGGGACAACGAGGTCGACGCGGTGCTGGTCGCGGGCGACGTGTACGACTCGGCCGCGCCGTCGGCCGAGGCCCAGCGGCTCGCCGTCCAGACGCTGCTCGGTTTCCAGCGCACCGGCGCCGAGGTCATCGTGATCGCCGGGAACCACGACCATCCACGCTCGTTCGAGGCCTACCGGCCGCTGATGGGGGCGGCCGGGATCACGATGGTCGGCACGCCCCGGCGGGCGGACAAGGGCGGCGTGATCGCGTTCAACGCCCGCGGCACCGGCGAACCGGTCCGGGTGGCGGTGCTGCCGTTCCTCTCGCAGCGCTTCGCGATCCGGGCCGCCGAGCTCGTCACCCAGACCCCGGCCCAGAACGCGGCCCGCTACGACCAGGTGGTCCGCGACCTGCTCACCGCACTGCGGTCCGGGTTCTCGGACGAGGCCGTGAACCTGGTCCTCGCGCATCTGACCGTCACCGGCGGGCAGCTCGGCGGCGGCGAACGGCTGGCGCAGTCGATCTTCGACTACTACGTGCCGGCGACCGCGTTCCCCGCCGACGCGCACTACGTCGCGCTCGGCCACCTGCACCGCCGCCAGACGCTGCCGGCGCCCTGCCCGGTCGAGTACTGCGGCTCACCGCTCGCGGTCGACTTCGGCGAGCAGGACAACACCCCCGTCGTCCGCGTCGTCACCGCCTCGCCGGGCACGCCCGCGAGCGGCGTCGACATTCCGGTGACGACCGGCCGGCGGCTGCGGACCGTGCGCGGGACGGTGGCCGAGCTGGCCGACGGGGCCGCCGAGTACGGCGACGCCTACCTGCGGGTCTGGGTGCGTGAGCCGGCTCGGGCCGGGCTGCGCGAACAGGTCCAGGAGGTCCTTCCGAACGCCCTCGAGGTCCGGATCGACCCCGAGTTCGCCGCCGCCGCGGCGGCCGCCGCCGCCGGCGACCGGCCGAGCCGCCCGTCCACCGGCCAGCGCGGCCCGGGCGAGCTGTTCCACGAGTACCTGGGCAGCCAGAACGTGGCCGACGACCGGGTCGAGCGGCTGTTCGCCCGGCTGCACGACGAAATTGTCGGAGCCGAGCGGGATGGTTAG
- a CDS encoding N-acyl-D-amino-acid deacylase family protein, whose translation MLDSKIVGGLVVDGTGAAPFRADVGIKDGMIVDVRRTGELPGSSGIETEAVETIDATGKHVLPGFVDIHTHYDGQVTWDTLLEPSSGHGVTTVVSGNCGVGFAPVTPGREEWLIKLMEGVEDIPGTALTEGMTWGWESFPGYLDRLADRGLAVDFGVQIGHGPLRAYVMGDRGARNEPATPDDIEAMARLVQEAVEAGALGFSTSRTLAHRAIGGEPVPGTFAAEDELFGLGRAMARGGRAVFELAPTGAAGEDILAPARELDWMRRLAEEIDRPVSYALLQVDAAPNLWRELMETSAAAFEAGAPLYPQVAARPFGLLIGFAGLHAFSHRQTFRSLSHLTPRERGFELARPAVRTAILAEQDLPVDRSVQFDGIKDLIAVALDRLYAIGDPPDYEPTRERTVAAIAEQRGVPGLEALYDLMLESAAGTDHPATSMLMIPFFNYSDANHDAIREMLTHPAGVSGLSDGGAHCGTICDASYPTFLLTHWARDRTRGERLPLEFLVKKQSADTAALFGLGDRGVVEAGKRADLNVVDLDRLTLHTPRMAYDLPAGGRRLIQDASGYDLTMVAGTVTRRGGKDTGARPGRLLRGAR comes from the coding sequence ATGCTGGATTCGAAGATCGTCGGCGGCCTGGTCGTGGATGGCACCGGGGCCGCGCCGTTCCGGGCCGACGTCGGCATCAAGGACGGGATGATCGTCGACGTCCGCAGGACCGGGGAGTTACCCGGTTCGAGCGGCATCGAGACCGAAGCCGTCGAGACCATCGACGCGACCGGGAAGCACGTCCTGCCAGGCTTCGTCGACATCCACACCCACTACGACGGCCAGGTCACCTGGGACACCCTGCTTGAGCCGTCCAGCGGCCATGGCGTGACGACGGTGGTCTCGGGCAACTGCGGCGTCGGCTTCGCCCCGGTGACGCCCGGCCGCGAGGAATGGCTGATCAAGCTGATGGAGGGCGTCGAGGACATCCCCGGCACGGCGCTCACCGAGGGGATGACCTGGGGCTGGGAGTCTTTCCCCGGCTATCTGGACCGGCTCGCCGACCGGGGGCTGGCCGTCGACTTCGGCGTCCAGATCGGGCACGGCCCGCTGCGCGCCTACGTCATGGGCGACCGGGGTGCCCGCAACGAGCCGGCCACGCCCGACGACATCGAGGCGATGGCGCGCCTCGTCCAGGAGGCCGTCGAGGCCGGGGCACTCGGCTTCTCCACCTCGCGGACGCTCGCCCACCGGGCCATCGGCGGCGAGCCCGTCCCGGGCACCTTCGCCGCCGAGGACGAGCTCTTCGGCCTCGGCCGGGCGATGGCCCGGGGCGGCCGGGCGGTCTTCGAGCTCGCCCCGACGGGCGCCGCGGGGGAGGACATCCTTGCGCCAGCCCGGGAGCTGGACTGGATGCGCCGGCTTGCCGAGGAGATCGACCGGCCGGTCTCGTATGCCCTGTTGCAGGTGGACGCCGCGCCCAACCTGTGGCGTGAGCTCATGGAGACCTCCGCCGCCGCGTTCGAGGCCGGTGCACCCCTCTACCCGCAGGTGGCCGCCCGCCCCTTCGGCCTGCTGATCGGATTCGCCGGCCTGCACGCCTTCTCCCATCGGCAGACGTTCCGCTCGCTGAGCCACCTCACGCCACGAGAACGCGGCTTCGAGCTGGCCAGGCCCGCGGTCCGGACGGCGATCCTCGCCGAGCAGGACCTGCCCGTCGACCGGTCGGTGCAGTTCGACGGCATCAAGGACCTGATCGCGGTCGCCCTCGACCGGCTCTACGCGATCGGCGACCCGCCCGACTACGAGCCGACCCGCGAGCGCACCGTCGCGGCCATCGCCGAGCAGCGCGGAGTGCCCGGCCTGGAAGCCCTCTACGACCTGATGCTGGAGTCCGCGGCCGGAACCGATCACCCGGCGACGTCGATGCTGATGATCCCGTTCTTCAACTACTCGGACGCCAACCACGACGCCATCCGCGAGATGCTCACCCACCCGGCGGGCGTCTCGGGCCTCTCCGACGGCGGCGCCCACTGCGGCACGATCTGCGACGCGTCCTACCCGACATTCCTGCTCACCCACTGGGCCCGCGACCGTACCCGGGGTGAGCGGCTCCCGCTCGAGTTCCTGGTCAAGAAGCAGAGCGCGGACACGGCGGCCCTGTTCGGCCTCGGCGACCGGGGCGTCGTGGAGGCGGGCAAGCGCGCCGACCTGAACGTCGTCGACCTCGACCGCCTGACCCTGCACACCCCCCGGATGGCATACGACCTGCCCGCCGGCGGCCGGCGCCTCATCCAGGACGCCTCGGGCTACGACCTCACGATGGTCGCCGGCACCGTCACCCGCCGGGGCGGCAAGGACACCGGAGCCCGCCCCGGCCGCCTCCTGCGCGGCGCCCGCTGA
- a CDS encoding PadR family transcriptional regulator codes for MRRRDDVGWADPAVLILTSLADGPKHGYAMTADIAEQAGVTLGPGTLYGALSRLEERGFIQAMPGEQRRRPYRITAAGATVLRERLTAMRSLARTGLSRLDAVTA; via the coding sequence ATGAGGCGCAGGGATGACGTGGGCTGGGCGGATCCGGCGGTGCTGATCCTGACCAGCCTGGCCGACGGGCCGAAACACGGGTACGCCATGACGGCGGACATCGCCGAGCAGGCCGGGGTGACGCTCGGGCCCGGCACCCTGTACGGGGCGCTTTCTCGGCTGGAGGAACGCGGGTTCATCCAGGCGATGCCGGGCGAGCAGCGGCGCCGGCCCTATCGGATCACCGCGGCGGGCGCGACGGTGCTGCGCGAGCGGCTGACGGCGATGCGGTCGCTGGCCAGGACGGGCCTGTCCCGGCTCGACGCGGTAACGGCGTGA
- a CDS encoding polysaccharide deacetylase family protein: MRRRRRAATLGVLVGLAVVTVAACENGSGRPWAAGTSPTRSTDRVLSPGPVVAEASPVAPTPQAPATEPPSQVPTPTATALPAAMAAVSLPTVSLPTVSLPTVSLPPVPVPPIGPPPTPGAGIPGRLFGRDWDRIPTDRKVVALTFDAGANADGVGQILATLTREHVPATFFLTGDFADDYPAQARNIAVGGFRLGNYSATHPSFTTLTDSAIRDQVLGAEHDIRVATGGDPRPLFRFPFGDRDQRTIAAVNTLGYVTVRWTVDTLGWQGTSGGGSAESVTSRVVAALTPGEIVLMHLGSHPRDHSTLDADALPEIIKALRDRGYGFVTLASLLA, encoded by the coding sequence GTGAGACGCAGACGTCGCGCCGCCACCCTCGGCGTGCTCGTGGGCCTGGCGGTGGTCACCGTCGCCGCCTGCGAGAACGGGTCCGGCCGGCCGTGGGCCGCCGGAACCTCGCCCACCCGGTCCACCGACCGGGTGCTCTCCCCCGGCCCGGTCGTCGCCGAGGCCTCGCCGGTCGCCCCGACCCCGCAGGCCCCGGCCACCGAACCGCCGTCCCAGGTCCCGACCCCGACCGCGACGGCGCTGCCCGCGGCGATGGCGGCGGTCTCCCTGCCGACCGTTTCCTTGCCGACGGTTTCCTTGCCGACGGTCTCGCTGCCGCCGGTTCCGGTGCCACCGATCGGCCCACCGCCGACGCCCGGCGCCGGTATACCGGGACGGCTGTTCGGGCGGGACTGGGACCGGATTCCCACGGACCGCAAGGTCGTCGCGCTTACCTTCGACGCCGGGGCGAACGCCGACGGCGTCGGGCAGATCCTCGCGACGCTGACGCGCGAACACGTGCCGGCGACGTTCTTTCTCACCGGGGACTTCGCCGACGACTATCCGGCGCAGGCACGGAACATCGCGGTCGGCGGTTTCCGGCTGGGCAACTACTCGGCCACCCACCCGTCCTTCACGACGCTGACCGACTCGGCGATCCGCGACCAGGTCCTCGGCGCCGAGCACGACATCCGGGTGGCGACCGGCGGCGACCCGCGGCCGCTGTTCCGGTTCCCGTTCGGCGACCGCGACCAGCGGACCATCGCAGCCGTGAACACGCTCGGCTACGTCACAGTCCGTTGGACGGTCGACACCCTCGGGTGGCAGGGCACCTCGGGCGGGGGTAGCGCGGAGTCGGTCACCAGTCGGGTGGTGGCCGCGCTGACACCGGGCGAGATCGTCCTGATGCACCTGGGCTCGCACCCGCGGGACCACTCGACGCTCGACGCGGACGCGCTTCCTGAGATCATCAAGGCCCTGCGCGACCGCGGCTACGGCTTCGTCACCCTCGCCAGCCTGCTGGCGTAG